In Sporosarcina psychrophila, a genomic segment contains:
- a CDS encoding PaaI family thioesterase: MNNEVVHAIQDDYPEDFAWCFGCGRLNEDGYHFRTGWQGEETVTYYEPSPKHIAIPGFVYGGLIASFVDCHGTGSAALALHRKNGHEPGSGEEPPRFVTASLNVNYMKPTKQGTLLKAVGKVEEIHPKKFKVSVEVFADDTVVATGEVVAVIMPATFASK, from the coding sequence ATGAATAATGAAGTAGTACATGCAATTCAAGATGACTATCCGGAAGATTTCGCTTGGTGTTTTGGTTGTGGGCGCTTAAATGAAGATGGTTACCATTTCCGAACGGGGTGGCAAGGGGAAGAAACTGTAACCTATTATGAACCGTCACCGAAGCATATTGCGATACCAGGATTTGTTTATGGCGGTCTAATCGCATCATTTGTCGATTGTCATGGGACTGGTTCGGCCGCACTTGCATTGCACCGAAAAAATGGGCATGAGCCAGGCAGTGGAGAAGAACCACCACGTTTCGTCACAGCGTCATTAAACGTGAATTATATGAAACCAACTAAACAAGGTACTTTGTTAAAAGCGGTTGGAAAAGTGGAAGAAATTCATCCGAAGAAGTTTAAGGTATCTGTTGAAGTATTTGCGGATGACACAGTTGTTGCAACAGGAGAAGTCGTTGCTGTTATCATGCCAGCAACATTCGCAAGTAAATAA
- the pepF gene encoding oligoendopeptidase F: MVKSMPLRSEVKTEETWNLQDLFKTEEEYDAAIIELVKEVDAFAEKFNGNIKDAKSVIEALEGFAAVYEKVVPVGTYTSLSSSTDQTDDEAQMRSSKFGSTAAKINSKLSFVNSQLSELPIDVLEDAMKQSGDFKNYLEKLIRKKEYQLHPEVEKTLAAFSSTFAGPYGLYNTTKMVDMAFDDFEVDGKSYPLSYVSFEGDWEGETDTAKRRAAFDAFSAKLKDYQHTTAKTYDMHLQTEKTTADLRGYNSIFDYLLFTQEVDKSMYDRQIDLITKELAPHMRKYAKLLQKVHGLDKMTFADLKISLDPTYEPKITVDESKKYIDDALAIMGTDYMEMVDRSYKERWIDFAQNKGKSTGAFCSSPYGNHPYILISWTGSMNDVFVLAHELGHAGHFYNANREQNVFNARPSLYFIEAPSTMNEMLVANHLLENSNDPKFKRWVISSIVARTYYHNFVTHLLEAAYQRKVYERIDAGGSVNAGVLNNLKRGVLEEFWGDDVEINEGAELTWMRQPHYYMGLYPYTYSAGLTISTQVSKRVLEEGQPAVDEWLEVLKAGGTKSPAELSKMAGVDITTEKPLRDTIAYIGDLIDQLVVLTEEIEANETANVSQ, from the coding sequence TTGGTAAAGAGTATGCCGCTGCGTTCAGAAGTAAAGACAGAAGAAACATGGAATCTGCAAGACCTTTTCAAAACAGAAGAGGAATATGATGCTGCGATAATTGAATTGGTAAAAGAAGTCGATGCATTTGCCGAAAAATTCAATGGCAACATTAAAGATGCTAAATCAGTAATAGAGGCATTGGAAGGCTTTGCGGCTGTTTATGAAAAAGTGGTTCCTGTTGGCACGTATACGAGTTTGTCATCAAGTACAGACCAAACGGATGACGAAGCACAAATGCGCTCAAGCAAGTTTGGTTCCACTGCCGCAAAAATAAACAGCAAACTATCATTCGTCAACAGTCAACTTTCTGAATTACCCATTGATGTTTTGGAAGATGCAATGAAACAGTCAGGTGATTTTAAAAATTACTTGGAGAAATTGATTCGCAAAAAAGAGTACCAATTGCATCCTGAAGTTGAGAAAACTTTAGCTGCCTTCTCTTCCACATTCGCCGGGCCATATGGCTTGTATAACACGACAAAAATGGTGGATATGGCATTTGATGATTTCGAAGTCGACGGGAAAAGTTATCCGTTAAGCTATGTGTCCTTCGAAGGTGACTGGGAGGGCGAAACGGATACCGCCAAACGCCGTGCTGCATTCGATGCATTCTCAGCTAAGTTAAAAGACTATCAACATACAACTGCAAAAACATATGACATGCATTTACAAACGGAAAAAACAACAGCTGACCTAAGAGGGTATAATTCGATTTTCGATTACTTATTATTCACCCAAGAAGTCGATAAATCCATGTATGACCGTCAAATTGATTTAATCACAAAAGAACTTGCACCGCATATGCGAAAGTACGCGAAACTTCTGCAAAAAGTCCATGGACTTGATAAAATGACGTTTGCCGACTTGAAAATCTCGCTTGATCCAACTTACGAACCAAAAATCACCGTAGATGAATCGAAGAAATATATTGATGATGCCCTTGCTATAATGGGTACTGATTACATGGAGATGGTGGATCGTTCATACAAAGAACGTTGGATTGATTTCGCTCAAAACAAAGGTAAATCAACAGGAGCATTCTGTTCCAGCCCTTATGGCAACCATCCATATATCCTTATTTCATGGACAGGTAGTATGAATGATGTATTCGTCTTAGCTCATGAATTAGGGCATGCGGGTCATTTCTACAATGCAAATCGAGAGCAAAACGTATTCAATGCACGCCCATCCCTGTATTTCATCGAAGCACCTTCGACGATGAATGAAATGCTCGTGGCTAACCACCTATTAGAAAACTCAAATGATCCGAAATTCAAGCGTTGGGTCATTTCATCAATCGTTGCACGCACGTACTACCATAACTTTGTAACGCACTTACTAGAAGCTGCCTACCAACGAAAAGTCTATGAACGCATTGATGCAGGCGGAAGTGTCAACGCCGGTGTATTGAACAACTTGAAACGCGGCGTGCTTGAAGAGTTCTGGGGAGATGATGTGGAGATTAATGAAGGCGCGGAACTTACATGGATGCGTCAGCCACACTACTACATGGGCTTGTATCCATACACATACAGTGCTGGACTCACAATCTCCACTCAAGTATCTAAACGTGTCCTTGAAGAAGGTCAGCCTGCTGTCGATGAATGGCTCGAAGTATTGAAAGCTGGTGGTACAAAATCCCCTGCTGAACTGTCAAAAATGGCAGGTGTCGATATTACAACAGAAAAACCATTGCGTGACACAATCGCTTATATCGGTGATTTGATTGATCAGCTAGTTGTGTTGACGGAAGAAATTGAGGCAAACGAAACGGCTAACGTTTCACAATAA
- a CDS encoding sodium:solute symporter family protein, whose protein sequence is MNIVVFCVYLVFIYYIGYKGYKRVKTAEDLIVAGWSMPLSVVTGSLIAALLAAPFFFAAVGSGYTSGGFEGSATMGGLGTCMILGALIWTKPLRRLRGWTLADYYGLRYGSKRLGAYTGIVMAVAFGIFNAAALTVGGTYIIQQLFQIDFLPAALLFVSLTALYSVIGGLWAVAYTEIVQGALAVAGILGITIFVLFYYPDVTFNPDWWNVNELFSRGGVEFWTLYLVLALGDIPAVDLGQRVAAAKSPRVAQLSMIIAGSVIIAISWIPGMLGEAFKSIYPNSSNPETLMLVFAQGYFPPILSAIFLTAMAAMGMSTVAACYVATSGIVTKNIYLDFINKNPDPKKLLFYSRMVILASALLGLILALSAQKVIDLAYLAWDVVFVTLFWPIVLGPFWKRVSTPAVWASISVGLVYYIITSLTHVPGPKIQSDGFLGLLGELWLTPVFSGVIFSGVTIIVISLLIPPTQHVLDMHEIEKNKELDHVGSKEELEILNTSKQPNI, encoded by the coding sequence ATGAATATCGTCGTATTTTGTGTATATTTAGTTTTTATTTATTACATTGGCTATAAAGGGTATAAGCGCGTCAAAACTGCCGAAGATTTAATTGTGGCGGGCTGGAGTATGCCGTTATCTGTTGTAACTGGGAGTTTAATTGCCGCGTTATTAGCAGCTCCATTCTTTTTTGCTGCTGTCGGCTCAGGTTATACAAGTGGAGGCTTTGAAGGGTCCGCAACAATGGGCGGCCTAGGTACATGTATGATTTTAGGGGCATTAATCTGGACTAAGCCCCTAAGAAGATTAAGAGGATGGACACTAGCGGACTACTACGGATTGAGATATGGTAGTAAAAGATTAGGAGCATACACGGGAATCGTGATGGCGGTAGCATTTGGTATTTTCAATGCCGCAGCTCTCACTGTTGGGGGTACTTATATTATCCAACAACTTTTCCAAATCGATTTCCTTCCAGCTGCACTATTATTTGTTTCGTTAACGGCACTCTACTCCGTTATTGGAGGCTTATGGGCTGTCGCTTACACCGAAATTGTTCAAGGGGCACTAGCGGTAGCCGGAATCCTTGGGATAACCATATTTGTTTTATTCTATTATCCTGATGTTACATTTAACCCTGATTGGTGGAATGTAAATGAATTATTTAGTAGAGGTGGAGTTGAATTCTGGACACTCTATTTAGTTTTAGCTCTTGGTGATATTCCAGCAGTGGACTTAGGTCAGCGTGTTGCAGCGGCAAAAAGTCCGCGTGTCGCACAGCTGAGTATGATTATTGCAGGTTCAGTAATCATCGCTATTAGTTGGATACCTGGAATGTTAGGGGAAGCTTTTAAATCTATTTATCCGAACAGTTCCAATCCCGAAACATTGATGCTTGTTTTTGCACAAGGTTATTTCCCACCTATTTTATCTGCTATCTTTTTAACAGCGATGGCGGCGATGGGTATGTCAACTGTTGCGGCATGTTATGTAGCAACCTCAGGAATTGTTACTAAAAATATTTATTTAGATTTTATTAATAAGAATCCTGATCCGAAAAAACTATTGTTTTATTCCAGAATGGTGATTCTTGCAAGTGCATTGTTAGGTTTAATCCTGGCGCTAAGTGCTCAAAAAGTTATTGATTTAGCCTATTTAGCATGGGATGTTGTATTTGTTACATTGTTCTGGCCAATCGTTTTAGGCCCATTTTGGAAGCGGGTAAGTACTCCGGCTGTATGGGCAAGTATATCTGTTGGACTCGTATATTATATTATTACTTCACTTACTCACGTTCCTGGGCCGAAAATTCAATCGGATGGGTTTTTGGGCTTGTTGGGCGAATTGTGGCTAACGCCTGTTTTCTCAGGTGTGATTTTTTCTGGAGTGACAATTATTGTAATAAGTCTATTAATCCCACCTACCCAACACGTTCTTGACATGCATGAAATTGAAAAAAATAAAGAACTTGATCACGTTGGAAGTAAAGAAGAACTAGAAATATTGAATACTTCAAAACAACCAAATATCTGA
- a CDS encoding uracil-DNA glycosylase, whose product MVWGEGNPAATIMIILDNPGAREDREGESFVCGTRQTLQEVANEAGLKIDDLYVTFILKRKPVRAYDKELVRQICMRHLEQQLTEKKPTLILCLGNVAVQSFFQNPEAEVKSMRSSWHDIRGFQTAVAYHPLAVRRRPNLRNLFLEDLTFVADRFHSLDL is encoded by the coding sequence ATGGTATGGGGTGAAGGTAATCCAGCGGCCACGATTATGATTATTCTTGACAATCCCGGAGCACGTGAAGATCGTGAAGGCGAGTCATTTGTTTGTGGAACGCGGCAAACGCTACAAGAAGTTGCAAATGAAGCTGGCTTGAAAATAGATGATCTGTATGTCACTTTTATACTAAAAAGGAAGCCCGTTCGAGCATACGACAAAGAATTAGTACGTCAAATTTGTATGAGGCATTTAGAACAGCAGCTTACAGAAAAAAAGCCTACTCTCATTCTTTGTTTAGGAAATGTAGCCGTTCAGTCTTTTTTTCAAAATCCTGAAGCCGAAGTGAAGTCAATGCGGAGTAGTTGGCACGATATACGTGGATTCCAAACAGCGGTCGCCTACCATCCACTTGCAGTTAGACGACGTCCAAACTTACGTAACTTATTTTTGGAGGACTTGACTTTCGTTGCGGATCGCTTTCATTCTTTAGACCTCTAG
- a CDS encoding DUF4181 domain-containing protein: protein MLVSMVRGFMDWKFNKPSKQWILQIYIIFLLFILMIAIFLIDQLK, encoded by the coding sequence ATTTTAGTATCTATGGTAAGAGGATTTATGGATTGGAAATTCAATAAACCTTCAAAACAATGGATTCTACAAATCTATATCATATTTCTTTTGTTCATATTAATGATAGCTATTTTTTTGATTGATCAACTTAAATAA
- a CDS encoding GNAT family N-acetyltransferase, with translation MEFRYYQDVQKFALKAEPVLGKREDVYSLFFGVLQAIKAGRYEKPFMATIEEEGQVLALFQMTYPHPLNLIFADESRLEECMDLLIRNLLELKIEISSIIGLKPWAFLFSKKWEVKTSVYPQLMMDQGLYRLDNIDETLEHSPGSWRLANTDDCLLIEMWFNLFEEDAGLPLTAVEDVKKRVASFVAEQEVFLWEDNGKVVSMMKKARPTNHGVTVSLVFTPKEERKKGYARTMVAAGTKELLKKYDFCVLYTDLMNPTANKIYQEIGYKRIADSIQIGFSLK, from the coding sequence ATGGAGTTTAGATATTATCAAGATGTGCAAAAATTTGCATTGAAAGCTGAACCTGTTTTAGGTAAAAGGGAAGATGTATACAGTCTTTTTTTCGGTGTATTGCAGGCAATTAAAGCAGGTCGATATGAGAAGCCGTTTATGGCGACGATTGAAGAGGAGGGGCAGGTGCTAGCCTTATTTCAAATGACCTATCCACATCCGTTAAACCTAATTTTTGCGGATGAAAGCCGGTTGGAAGAATGTATGGATTTGTTAATAAGAAACCTATTGGAACTTAAAATTGAAATTAGTTCCATCATAGGTTTAAAACCGTGGGCATTCCTCTTCAGTAAGAAATGGGAAGTGAAAACAAGTGTGTATCCTCAATTGATGATGGACCAGGGATTGTATCGATTAGATAATATAGATGAAACACTTGAACACAGTCCAGGCTCTTGGCGTTTGGCAAATACGGATGATTGTTTACTCATCGAGATGTGGTTCAACTTGTTTGAGGAAGATGCAGGACTTCCGCTAACAGCAGTGGAAGATGTGAAAAAGCGAGTTGCATCATTTGTAGCCGAACAGGAAGTATTTTTGTGGGAGGATAATGGCAAAGTAGTTTCCATGATGAAAAAAGCCCGACCGACAAATCATGGCGTAACTGTCTCCCTTGTATTTACACCAAAGGAAGAGCGAAAGAAAGGCTACGCGCGGACGATGGTAGCAGCTGGAACAAAGGAACTTCTAAAAAAATATGATTTTTGTGTGCTTTACACTGATTTGATGAATCCGACAGCAAATAAAATCTACCAAGAGATCGGCTACAAGAGAATTGCAGATTCTATACAGATTGGATTTAGCTTGAAATGA
- a CDS encoding methionine ABC transporter ATP-binding protein translates to MIQIQNVSKVYKTKERIVTGVDNVSLDINTGEIFGIVGYSGAGKSSLIRCLNLLEKPTSGTILVDGLNLMKLRGDNLRQARLKIGMIFQHFYLISQKTVYENIAFALRAAKTPANKINARVTDLLEMVGLSDKRDVYPAQLSGGQKQRVGIARALANNPSVLLCDEATSALDPNTTLSILRLLKKINKELQITIVLITHEMNVVKEICDRMAIMQDGKVIEEGQVYDIFSDPQEELTKEFISSVVSFDVPSMILSKCTGKLVKVMFKGDVAGDGIISDTVQQFTIQGNFLHGSIEYIQERPLGTFLMELKGEDDEIEKAIAYMSSRAAQVEVIDNGN, encoded by the coding sequence ATGATTCAAATTCAAAACGTATCAAAAGTATACAAAACAAAAGAGAGAATCGTGACTGGTGTTGATAATGTCTCACTCGACATTAACACAGGAGAAATTTTCGGAATCGTAGGTTACTCAGGTGCAGGGAAGAGTTCTCTTATCCGTTGTCTAAATTTGTTGGAAAAACCAACGAGCGGAACGATCTTAGTAGATGGATTAAATTTGATGAAGTTACGGGGGGATAATCTCCGTCAGGCACGTCTGAAAATAGGAATGATTTTTCAACACTTTTATTTAATCAGCCAAAAGACAGTATATGAAAATATAGCATTTGCTTTACGGGCAGCCAAAACGCCTGCCAATAAAATAAACGCTCGGGTAACGGACTTACTAGAAATGGTTGGCCTCTCTGATAAACGGGATGTTTATCCTGCGCAGCTGAGTGGTGGCCAGAAGCAGCGGGTAGGTATTGCCCGAGCACTAGCGAATAATCCTTCAGTGTTACTGTGTGATGAAGCAACATCTGCATTAGATCCAAATACGACGCTATCTATTTTAAGGCTGTTGAAGAAAATAAATAAAGAATTACAGATTACAATCGTTCTAATAACACACGAGATGAATGTCGTGAAAGAAATTTGTGATCGCATGGCAATTATGCAAGATGGAAAAGTGATTGAAGAAGGACAAGTATATGATATATTTTCAGATCCTCAAGAAGAATTGACGAAAGAATTTATTAGTAGTGTTGTGTCATTTGATGTGCCGTCAATGATTTTGAGCAAGTGCACGGGCAAACTGGTCAAAGTCATGTTTAAAGGTGATGTCGCAGGCGATGGAATTATCTCAGATACTGTGCAGCAATTTACTATACAAGGTAATTTCCTACACGGCTCCATTGAATATATTCAAGAAAGGCCACTCGGTACTTTCCTGATGGAACTAAAAGGCGAGGATGACGAAATAGAAAAGGCAATTGCCTATATGTCATCACGAGCTGCTCAAGTGGAGGTAATTGACAATGGGAATTGA
- a CDS encoding AAA family ATPase, with product MFLKKITLLHKESLSKEVYPFSIPSIQSLTELDLTNSVTFFVGENGSGKSTLLEGVADLCGFNSAGGGRNNTYAVDESESALSDYLRLSWMPKVTNGFFLRAESFYHFASHVDEMAKEPDGSYHAYGGKSLHHQSHGESFLSLFLNRFNGKAIYLLDEPEAALSPQRQLSFLRIMHDLVREENCQFIIATHSPIILGYPDATILSFDDGEIKETEYEMTEHYQITKYFLDHREKFLKDILEDE from the coding sequence ATGTTTTTGAAAAAAATAACGCTTCTTCATAAAGAGTCACTTTCAAAGGAGGTGTATCCATTTTCTATACCCTCAATTCAGTCGCTAACGGAGTTGGATTTAACGAATAGTGTTACATTTTTTGTTGGGGAAAATGGTTCAGGGAAATCGACATTACTTGAGGGAGTTGCGGATTTATGCGGGTTTAATTCGGCGGGTGGCGGTAGAAACAATACATATGCAGTAGATGAGTCTGAAAGTGCATTAAGTGATTATCTTCGCTTGTCATGGATGCCGAAAGTGACGAACGGATTCTTTTTACGGGCTGAATCTTTTTATCATTTTGCTTCACACGTTGATGAAATGGCAAAAGAACCCGATGGCTCCTATCATGCTTACGGAGGGAAATCACTTCATCATCAGTCTCATGGTGAATCATTTCTGTCACTATTTCTAAATCGATTCAATGGAAAGGCAATTTACTTACTCGATGAGCCGGAAGCCGCATTATCACCGCAAAGGCAGCTGTCGTTTCTGCGTATTATGCATGATCTTGTCCGGGAAGAAAATTGCCAGTTCATCATTGCAACGCATTCGCCCATAATTTTAGGCTATCCTGATGCGACAATCTTGAGTTTTGATGATGGAGAAATAAAGGAAACCGAATATGAAATGACTGAGCACTATCAGATCACAAAATATTTCCTGGATCATCGTGAAAAGTTTCTGAAAGATATTTTAGAGGATGAATAG
- a CDS encoding ArsR/SmtB family transcription factor, with protein MAEEQQQYDVFQAIADPTRRRLLQLLAGEELSISTISSHFTMSRTAVTKHLHVLESAGLVVGRKMGREKLYCLEAKPLQKLQTWLTFYEQFWDNKLSILKDVVESDRVEG; from the coding sequence ATGGCTGAAGAGCAACAACAATACGATGTTTTTCAAGCAATTGCTGATCCGACTCGACGCCGATTGTTGCAACTGCTTGCGGGTGAAGAATTATCAATATCAACAATCAGTAGCCATTTCACAATGAGTAGAACCGCTGTAACCAAGCATCTGCATGTATTAGAGTCAGCTGGACTCGTTGTTGGCCGGAAAATGGGTCGTGAAAAGTTATATTGTTTGGAAGCCAAGCCGCTACAAAAATTGCAAACATGGCTTACCTTCTATGAACAGTTTTGGGACAACAAATTATCTATACTTAAAGATGTCGTTGAAAGCGATCGAGTTGAAGGATGA
- a CDS encoding pyridoxal phosphate-dependent aminotransferase codes for MALSNRLKNLPPHFFASLVRNVQEALSEGRDVINLGRGNPDQPTPPHIIKALQEAVEDPTTHGYSPFRGTAELKQAVADFYKREYDVHIDPKTEVAILFGTKPGLVELPLAIMNEDELLLLPDPGYPDYLSSVSLANIKYDLMPLLAENDFLPDYSALSDEQKKQAKLMYLNYPNNPTSATATLPFFEETIALAKANDIAILHDFAYGGIGFDGAKPVSFLQAEGAKEVGIEMYTLSKTYNMAGWRVGFAIGNADIIEAISLLQDHLFIDIFPAIQRAATEALSGSQDCVDELVSLYESRRNVLISECKRIGWDVIAPAASFFAWLPVPEGYTSESFTKLLLDKADIAVAPGHAFGRYGEGYIRVGLLESEDRLKEAVARIEKLDIFSR; via the coding sequence ATGGCACTATCAAATCGACTCAAGAACCTACCACCGCACTTTTTCGCATCCCTTGTTCGAAACGTACAAGAAGCACTTTCTGAAGGACGTGACGTTATTAACTTGGGGCGTGGAAATCCCGATCAACCGACACCTCCACATATTATAAAAGCACTCCAAGAAGCAGTTGAAGATCCAACAACACATGGATACTCCCCATTCAGAGGGACTGCCGAATTAAAACAGGCTGTTGCTGACTTTTATAAACGAGAATACGATGTTCATATTGATCCTAAAACAGAGGTAGCGATTCTATTTGGAACAAAACCGGGATTGGTCGAGTTACCCCTCGCGATTATGAACGAAGATGAATTACTTTTATTGCCGGATCCGGGATATCCCGATTATTTATCGAGTGTAAGCTTAGCCAATATTAAATACGATTTAATGCCATTACTTGCAGAAAACGATTTTTTACCTGATTACTCTGCTCTCTCCGATGAACAAAAGAAGCAAGCAAAATTAATGTATTTGAACTATCCAAATAACCCAACAAGCGCAACCGCCACACTTCCATTTTTTGAAGAAACGATTGCTTTGGCAAAAGCCAATGATATTGCAATTTTGCATGACTTTGCCTATGGTGGAATCGGTTTTGACGGTGCTAAACCTGTCAGTTTCCTGCAAGCAGAAGGTGCAAAAGAAGTTGGAATTGAAATGTACACATTGTCAAAAACGTATAATATGGCGGGATGGCGGGTCGGTTTTGCCATCGGTAATGCCGATATTATCGAAGCAATCAGCTTATTGCAGGATCATTTATTCATAGATATATTCCCAGCAATTCAGCGCGCAGCAACAGAGGCATTATCGGGAAGCCAGGATTGTGTGGATGAACTCGTTTCACTTTACGAAAGCCGCCGGAATGTCTTAATTTCTGAATGTAAACGAATCGGTTGGGATGTCATCGCGCCCGCTGCATCTTTCTTCGCTTGGTTACCTGTACCAGAAGGATATACAAGCGAATCATTCACCAAGTTACTATTAGACAAAGCAGACATTGCCGTAGCACCGGGCCATGCTTTTGGAAGGTATGGTGAAGGGTATATACGTGTTGGCTTATTGGAAAGTGAAGACCGTTTAAAAGAAGCAGTTGCACGAATTGAAAAACTCGATATTTTTTCACGATAA
- a CDS encoding MetQ/NlpA family ABC transporter substrate-binding protein, whose amino-acid sequence MKKFLLVVLVLVVGTALAACGGKEKASDDKSVKIGATAGPYSDMLKKAIIPGLEEKGYKVELIEFSDYIQPNNALASGDIDANLFQNTTYLENVVKETEAELSPLIIVPTAPMGIYSNKFKTIEAIEDGAKVTIPNDPVNGARALLVLQDEGLIELDPNAEVLKVSEKDVTMNKKNLVFQPIEAGQLPRSVDGTDLAAVPGNFALAASMNLLDALALEDMLDIYRNVVAVKTENIDKQFAKDIIEIVESAEFEKVIDSDFEGFGKPEWMK is encoded by the coding sequence ATGAAAAAGTTTCTATTAGTTGTATTAGTACTTGTAGTTGGAACCGCACTAGCTGCTTGTGGTGGCAAAGAAAAAGCTTCGGATGACAAATCTGTGAAAATTGGTGCAACCGCTGGACCATATAGTGATATGTTGAAAAAGGCGATTATTCCTGGACTTGAAGAAAAGGGATATAAAGTTGAACTAATTGAGTTTAGTGATTATATTCAGCCGAACAATGCACTGGCAAGTGGCGATATTGATGCAAACCTGTTCCAAAACACGACTTATTTAGAAAATGTCGTTAAAGAAACGGAAGCTGAATTATCACCACTTATTATCGTACCAACAGCTCCAATGGGCATTTATTCGAATAAATTCAAGACAATTGAAGCTATTGAGGATGGAGCAAAAGTTACCATTCCAAACGATCCTGTTAATGGAGCCCGCGCCCTTTTAGTGTTACAGGATGAAGGTCTAATTGAATTAGATCCAAATGCAGAAGTGCTAAAAGTATCTGAAAAAGATGTAACAATGAATAAGAAGAACTTGGTGTTTCAGCCAATCGAAGCGGGTCAGCTTCCACGTTCAGTTGACGGTACTGATTTAGCGGCAGTTCCTGGAAACTTTGCCTTGGCTGCAAGTATGAATTTATTAGATGCGCTAGCACTAGAGGACATGCTTGATATATACAGAAACGTAGTTGCAGTAAAAACGGAAAACATTGATAAGCAATTTGCTAAAGATATTATTGAAATAGTAGAATCAGCAGAATTTGAAAAAGTAATTGATTCAGATTTTGAAGGCTTTGGTAAACCAGAGTGGATGAAGTAA
- a CDS encoding methionine ABC transporter permease — protein MGIDLQHVIELMPDITKAFGETLYMISISLVIALVIGLPLGILLFTTDKGLFLENRALNSVIGFIVNMVRSVPFIILLVALIPLTILIVGTPIGPGAASVSLSAAAIPFFARIVETSLREIDKGVIEAAIAVGATPWMIIKDVLLPEAKTSIIQGVTLTVISLVAYSAMAGVVGGGGIGDLAIRFGYYRYDNTIMVVTVVILILFVQVIQFAGDRISKVIDKR, from the coding sequence ATGGGAATTGATTTACAACACGTTATAGAGTTAATGCCTGATATTACAAAAGCATTTGGGGAAACACTTTATATGATAAGTATTTCTCTCGTTATCGCACTTGTTATTGGGCTTCCACTAGGGATTTTGCTGTTCACTACCGATAAAGGCTTATTTTTAGAAAATCGGGCATTGAACTCAGTTATTGGCTTTATCGTCAATATGGTCCGTTCTGTGCCGTTTATTATTTTACTCGTCGCGTTAATCCCTTTAACGATTTTAATAGTAGGTACTCCGATTGGCCCTGGGGCTGCTAGTGTTTCATTATCTGCGGCAGCAATCCCTTTTTTCGCAAGAATTGTGGAGACTTCACTAAGAGAGATTGATAAAGGTGTTATCGAAGCTGCAATCGCTGTTGGTGCAACTCCGTGGATGATTATCAAAGATGTACTATTGCCTGAAGCAAAAACAAGTATTATTCAAGGCGTGACACTTACAGTAATTAGTTTAGTCGCCTATTCAGCAATGGCTGGTGTTGTTGGTGGTGGCGGAATCGGGGATTTAGCAATTCGATTCGGCTACTATCGTTACGACAATACAATAATGGTAGTGACCGTGGTGATATTAATACTATTTGTACAAGTAATTCAGTTTGCAGGAGATCGGATTTCAAAAGTAATTGATAAACGATGA
- a CDS encoding SRPBCC family protein gives MTINENFAEVRKNILINAPIEKVWGYVATAEGIGTWFMPNDMQPIEGKEFILQAGPWGNSVCKVTEVNPPNRLSFEWGEEWLITFELKEKDGQTELTLIHAGWIEEKQTEFGESHAEVRSRMSGGWDGLVQKLKHVVEG, from the coding sequence ATGACAATTAATGAAAATTTTGCCGAAGTGAGAAAAAATATACTCATCAATGCTCCAATTGAAAAAGTTTGGGGATATGTCGCTACAGCTGAAGGTATTGGTACATGGTTTATGCCGAATGATATGCAACCGATTGAAGGGAAAGAGTTTATCCTACAAGCAGGACCCTGGGGCAATTCGGTGTGTAAAGTGACAGAGGTGAACCCACCAAATCGCTTATCTTTTGAGTGGGGAGAGGAATGGCTGATTACGTTTGAGTTGAAAGAAAAAGACGGTCAGACCGAATTAACACTAATCCACGCGGGATGGATCGAAGAAAAACAGACGGAGTTTGGTGAATCACATGCAGAGGTGCGTTCACGTATGTCTGGTGGATGGGATGGACTCGTACAAAAACTGAAACATGTAGTTGAAGGTTAA